The following proteins are encoded in a genomic region of Mycobacterium sp. 155:
- the cmrA gene encoding mycolate reductase (Catalyzes the final step in mycolic acid biosynthesis.), translated as MPVPAPSPDARAVVTGASQNIGEALATELAARGHHLIITARREDVLNTLAQRLTERYGVTVEVRAVDLADPAARETLCDELAAREISILCANAGTATFGSVVDLDPAGEKAQVQLNVLGVHDLVLAVLPGMVKRAAGGILISGSVAGNSPIPNNATYAASKAFANTFSESLRGEVKGSGVHVTVLAPGPVRTELPDPSEQSLVERLIPDFLWISTEYTAKLSLDGLEHNKIRVVPGVTSKAMSVATGYAPRAIVTPIVGAVYKKLGGN; from the coding sequence ATGCCAGTTCCCGCACCCAGTCCGGACGCCCGTGCCGTGGTCACCGGCGCCTCGCAGAACATCGGCGAGGCGTTGGCCACCGAACTCGCCGCCCGCGGACACCACCTGATCATCACCGCACGGCGCGAGGACGTGCTGAACACGTTGGCGCAGCGGCTTACTGAGCGCTACGGCGTGACCGTGGAGGTACGCGCGGTCGACCTCGCCGACCCGGCCGCCAGGGAGACCTTGTGCGATGAGCTCGCGGCCCGCGAGATCTCGATCCTGTGCGCCAACGCCGGGACGGCGACGTTCGGCTCGGTGGTGGACCTCGACCCCGCAGGCGAGAAGGCGCAGGTACAACTGAACGTCCTCGGCGTACATGACCTTGTTCTCGCAGTGTTGCCGGGCATGGTCAAGCGCGCGGCGGGCGGGATCCTGATTTCCGGTTCGGTGGCGGGTAATTCACCGATACCCAACAACGCCACCTACGCGGCCTCCAAGGCCTTCGCGAACACCTTCAGCGAGTCGCTGCGCGGCGAGGTCAAGGGCTCCGGCGTGCACGTCACCGTGCTGGCACCCGGCCCGGTGCGCACCGAACTGCCCGATCCGTCCGAGCAGTCGCTGGTCGAGCGGCTGATCCCGGATTTCCTGTGGATCTCCACCGAATACACCGCGAAGTTGTCGCTGGATGGCCTGGAGCACAACAAGATCCGGGTGGTGCCCGGCGTCACCTCCAAGGCCATGTCGGTGGCCACCGGCTACGCTCCGCGCGCCATCGTCACGCCCATCGTCGGCGCCGTGTACAAGAAGCTGGGCGGCAACTAA
- a CDS encoding MFS transporter, which yields MINPGRARVVAWALWDCGATGLNAIVVTFVFSVYLTGSVGSDLPGDTTPASWLGRAMTVAGLVVALLAPATGIWVDAPHRRRRVLAVMTGAAVVLTATMSLIRDDHRYLLPGLVLLACTAACNELATVPYNAMLRQLSTPETSGRISGLGLAMGYGGSVVLLLLAYVGFIAGDGDSRGLLGIPAQDGQNVRAVMLLTAAWFFLFALPVFVAVPRVPAVGSLDRVGLLGAYRKLWDEIRSEWRRDHNVVYYLLASAVFRDGLAGVFAFGAVLGVNAYGVSQSDVLLFGISACVIAAFGSVVGGLLDDRVGSKPVIVGSLVCLIVVGLTMLSLSGPVAFWVCGLLLCLFIGPTLSSARTMMLRISAQGKEGVAFGLYTTTGRAVSFIAPWLFFTFIDAFGADRAGLGGLCLVLALGLIAMLTVRTPQRVHDPV from the coding sequence ATGATCAACCCCGGGCGGGCGCGGGTGGTCGCGTGGGCCCTGTGGGACTGCGGCGCGACGGGCCTGAACGCAATCGTCGTCACCTTCGTGTTCTCCGTGTACCTGACCGGCAGCGTCGGATCGGACCTTCCCGGCGACACCACGCCCGCGAGCTGGCTGGGCCGGGCCATGACGGTTGCCGGTCTCGTCGTCGCGCTTCTGGCACCTGCCACTGGAATCTGGGTCGACGCGCCGCATCGTCGGCGTCGGGTCCTGGCTGTGATGACCGGTGCGGCCGTGGTGCTGACAGCGACGATGAGCCTGATCCGCGACGACCACCGCTACCTGTTGCCGGGACTGGTGTTGTTGGCTTGCACAGCTGCCTGCAACGAGCTCGCCACCGTGCCCTACAACGCCATGCTGCGGCAATTGTCCACACCGGAGACGTCCGGGCGGATTTCGGGACTCGGCCTTGCGATGGGTTATGGCGGCAGTGTGGTGCTGTTGCTGCTGGCCTACGTCGGGTTCATCGCCGGTGACGGTGACAGCCGCGGGCTGCTGGGAATCCCGGCCCAGGACGGACAGAACGTCCGGGCCGTGATGTTGCTTACCGCTGCCTGGTTCTTCCTGTTCGCGCTGCCGGTATTCGTGGCGGTCCCGCGCGTGCCAGCCGTCGGTTCGCTCGACCGGGTGGGCCTACTCGGCGCCTACCGAAAGCTGTGGGACGAGATCCGCAGCGAATGGCGCCGCGATCACAACGTCGTCTACTACCTGCTGGCAAGCGCGGTGTTCCGCGACGGGTTGGCCGGAGTGTTCGCATTCGGCGCGGTGCTTGGCGTCAACGCCTACGGCGTGTCCCAGTCAGATGTGCTGTTATTCGGCATCAGCGCGTGCGTGATCGCGGCGTTCGGATCTGTCGTCGGTGGGCTGCTCGATGACCGGGTGGGTTCCAAGCCGGTCATCGTCGGCTCGCTGGTCTGCCTGATCGTGGTGGGACTGACCATGCTGTCCCTGTCGGGACCGGTGGCCTTCTGGGTGTGTGGCTTGCTGCTGTGTCTGTTCATCGGCCCGACGCTGTCCTCGGCGCGCACCATGATGCTGCGGATCTCTGCGCAGGGCAAGGAAGGTGTGGCGTTCGGCCTCTACACGACGACGGGGCGCGCCGTGTCCTTTATCGCGCCGTGGCTGTTCTTCACCTTCATCGATGCGTTCGGCGCCGACCGGGCCGGCCTGGGCGGGCTGTGCCTAGTGCTTGCGCTGGGCCTGATTGCGATGCTGACGGTGCGTACCCCGCAGCGGGTGCACGATCCGGTGTAG
- a CDS encoding MmpS family transport accessory protein translates to MTDSPRREGSDPTQPLGSGYPVDYPEPAYADPPPYQPPGYPAGPSATSNQTQQLPPYPSYGYNSSSYGYNPNATGQYGTGYPPAGPPPEQEPDEERPRLWLWILAAVAVLLVVGLMIALVIINSSQQETVVAPQPVTPLPSATTTRTPPTTSRTPQPTVAPPATTPTSPTGPSTPGATDTVTYEVTGAGRAINITYIDTGNMLQTEFNVMLPWRKQVELPQPATGTASVTVINFGPEVSCSVTVNGVQTQRRTGTGLTVCAGTTS, encoded by the coding sequence ATGACCGATTCACCACGCCGCGAAGGTTCCGATCCGACCCAACCACTGGGCAGCGGATACCCGGTGGACTATCCCGAGCCGGCCTACGCCGACCCGCCTCCGTACCAGCCACCCGGCTATCCGGCCGGGCCGAGTGCGACGTCGAATCAGACCCAGCAGCTGCCTCCCTATCCTTCCTATGGGTACAACTCCAGCTCCTACGGGTACAACCCCAACGCAACCGGGCAGTACGGCACGGGCTACCCGCCGGCGGGGCCGCCCCCGGAACAGGAACCAGATGAAGAGCGGCCGCGGCTGTGGCTGTGGATCCTTGCCGCGGTTGCGGTGCTGCTGGTCGTCGGTCTGATGATCGCCCTGGTCATCATCAACAGCTCGCAGCAGGAAACCGTGGTCGCGCCGCAGCCGGTGACCCCGTTGCCCAGCGCCACCACAACCAGGACCCCACCGACGACCTCGCGTACCCCACAGCCGACCGTGGCGCCTCCCGCCACGACGCCGACCTCACCCACCGGGCCGTCGACGCCAGGCGCCACCGACACCGTGACCTACGAGGTCACCGGTGCAGGCCGGGCGATCAACATCACCTACATCGACACCGGCAACATGCTGCAGACGGAGTTCAACGTGATGCTGCCGTGGCGAAAGCAGGTCGAACTTCCCCAGCCGGCCACGGGGACTGCCAGCGTCACCGTCATCAACTTCGGCCCCGAGGTCAGCTGCTCGGTGACCGTCAACGGCGTGCAGACCCAGCGCCGCACCGGAACCGGCCTCACGGTGTGCGCGGGCACGACATCGTAG
- a CDS encoding S9 family peptidase, whose amino-acid sequence MERHVRVNYGASLSPDATAFAHLVDDGGYPRAVQRFLRGWRASSSRDVELPVVGPVTRVIHSADGYWLACEVAPEGGTRTQIWVVTTDPDDRAARRVDSWPPDTPEGTAELIGWDGTQVAAILTGDDGVGSSCLIDPATGDTIVLDRRSGGRLVDSWAGASLVRVGPRGYRELIMLWGLREIALLPFDPGSTTDAGVILDDHQPRRLRSGLEGETALIEPAKNYPLGSSEGYVRALIRSENGASHARLLEVTVTADGVSYHVVAERPGYELDEFAVSDDLSTVAMLWNVDGCSELQILEYADETLSGPIPLPGMVASELSISAGGSMVAVTVQGPALPPTVELVDPRTREWERIDREPSRGPRTGTPTLARITARDGLELNSWLYRPDGEPIGAMIFLHGGPEGQARPDYNEFYPRLLEAGIAVLTPNVRGSGGFGRAFMHADDKELRFAAIDDVADCVHYLVEHEHIRADRIACSGWSYGGYLTQAALTFHPELFAAGISICGMSDLNTFYRNTEPWIAAAAHPKYGHPVADRELLERLSPLSRAHALTAPLLLVHGANDTNVPVGESGQMFDALRRLGRTVELLMFDDDGHEIVKRENRAVLGQAMTRWLLAAFRD is encoded by the coding sequence GTGGAGCGGCACGTTCGGGTGAATTACGGCGCGTCACTGTCGCCGGATGCGACAGCGTTCGCCCACCTGGTTGACGACGGCGGCTACCCGCGCGCCGTCCAGCGATTCCTGCGTGGCTGGCGGGCGAGCTCGTCGCGGGACGTGGAACTGCCGGTGGTCGGCCCAGTGACGCGGGTGATTCACTCGGCCGACGGGTATTGGTTGGCCTGTGAGGTCGCTCCCGAGGGCGGTACCCGCACTCAGATATGGGTCGTGACAACCGATCCTGACGACCGAGCCGCCCGCCGGGTCGACAGCTGGCCTCCTGATACCCCCGAGGGCACCGCCGAACTGATCGGGTGGGACGGCACCCAGGTCGCGGCCATCCTGACCGGCGACGACGGCGTCGGCAGCTCGTGTCTGATCGACCCCGCAACCGGGGACACCATCGTGTTGGACCGCCGGTCGGGGGGTCGTCTGGTGGATTCGTGGGCTGGTGCCTCGTTGGTGCGGGTCGGTCCGCGGGGTTACCGTGAGCTGATCATGCTGTGGGGCCTGCGGGAAATCGCTTTGCTGCCGTTCGATCCCGGATCCACCACCGATGCCGGCGTGATTCTCGACGACCATCAACCCCGGCGGCTGCGCAGTGGTCTCGAGGGTGAGACCGCATTGATCGAACCGGCCAAGAACTACCCTTTGGGCAGCTCGGAAGGCTATGTGCGGGCGCTCATCCGCAGTGAGAACGGTGCCAGTCATGCGCGACTGCTGGAGGTCACGGTGACCGCTGACGGCGTGTCGTATCACGTTGTCGCCGAACGACCGGGATACGAGCTCGACGAGTTCGCGGTCAGCGATGACCTGTCCACGGTGGCCATGCTGTGGAACGTCGACGGATGCAGTGAACTGCAGATTCTGGAGTACGCCGATGAGACCCTGTCCGGGCCGATCCCGCTGCCCGGCATGGTGGCCAGCGAATTGAGCATCAGTGCGGGCGGTTCCATGGTGGCGGTGACGGTCCAGGGACCGGCGTTGCCACCGACTGTGGAACTGGTGGACCCACGTACCCGGGAATGGGAACGTATCGACCGCGAACCCAGCCGCGGACCCCGTACCGGCACACCCACTTTGGCGCGCATCACGGCCCGCGACGGATTGGAACTCAACTCCTGGCTGTACCGTCCTGACGGCGAACCTATCGGGGCGATGATCTTCCTGCACGGCGGTCCGGAAGGGCAGGCGCGGCCTGATTACAACGAGTTCTATCCGCGGTTGCTGGAGGCCGGTATCGCAGTGCTGACGCCGAACGTGCGCGGATCCGGAGGATTCGGCAGGGCATTCATGCACGCGGACGACAAGGAACTGCGGTTCGCGGCCATCGATGACGTCGCCGACTGCGTGCACTACCTGGTCGAGCACGAACATATCCGGGCCGATCGCATCGCCTGCAGCGGCTGGTCCTACGGCGGATATCTGACCCAGGCGGCGCTGACGTTTCACCCCGAACTGTTCGCCGCGGGCATCAGCATCTGCGGGATGAGCGATCTGAATACCTTCTACCGCAACACCGAACCCTGGATTGCTGCCGCGGCGCATCCCAAGTACGGGCATCCGGTTGCCGATCGCGAACTGTTGGAGCGGCTTTCGCCGTTGTCGCGGGCGCACGCGCTGACGGCACCGCTGCTGCTGGTGCACGGTGCCAACGACACCAACGTGCCCGTCGGCGAATCCGGGCAGATGTTCGACGCATTGCGCAGACTGGGACGCACGGTGGAATTGCTGATGTTCGACGACGACGGCCACGAGATCGTCAAGCGGGAGAACCGGGCTGTCCTTGGCCAGGCGATGACCCGCTGGCTGCTGGCGGCGTTCCGCGACTAA
- a CDS encoding TetR/AcrR family transcriptional regulator — protein MSTSAVTRRSQAKSDRRSQLIAAAERLVAERGYLAVRLEDIGAAVGVSGPAIYRHFPNKEALLVELLVGISTRLLAGARDVIAENDDPRAALDSLVDFHLDFVFGEPDLIRIQDRDLTHLPDTAARQVRRSQRQYVEIWVSVLTQLDPELAEDDARVMAHAAFGLLNSTPHSVKPAAPKARSRDVLRRMTLAALHATR, from the coding sequence ATGTCGACCAGCGCTGTGACACGTCGCAGCCAGGCCAAGTCCGACCGGCGCAGCCAGCTGATCGCCGCCGCAGAACGCCTGGTGGCCGAGCGCGGATACCTGGCAGTGCGCCTGGAAGACATCGGCGCCGCGGTCGGTGTCAGCGGGCCCGCGATCTATCGACACTTCCCCAACAAGGAAGCACTGCTCGTCGAGCTGCTGGTCGGGATCAGCACCCGATTGCTCGCCGGTGCGCGCGACGTCATCGCCGAGAACGACGACCCGCGCGCAGCCCTGGACAGCCTCGTGGACTTCCACCTCGACTTCGTCTTCGGCGAACCGGACCTGATCCGCATCCAGGACCGCGACCTCACACATCTGCCCGACACCGCGGCGCGCCAGGTCCGCCGCTCGCAACGGCAGTACGTCGAGATCTGGGTTTCAGTGCTGACACAACTCGATCCAGAGCTGGCCGAAGATGACGCGCGGGTGATGGCTCACGCCGCGTTCGGGCTGCTCAACTCCACCCCGCACAGTGTGAAACCCGCTGCGCCCAAGGCACGTTCACGTGACGTGCTGCGCAGGATGACGCTCGCGGCGCTGCACGCCACCCGTTAG
- a CDS encoding carboxyl transferase domain-containing protein, with the protein MNSNGAALSSHADDHLALVAQLRTKLATAALGGPERTRERHVSRGKLLPRDRVDGLLDVGSPFLEIAPLAADGMYDDECPGAGMIAGIGRVSGRECVIVANDATVKGGTYYPITVKKHLRAQEIALQNLLPCIYLVDSGGAFLPRQDEVFPDREHFGRIFYNQATMSAKGIAQIAAVLGSCTAGGAYVPAMSDEAVIVRNQGTIFLGGPPLVKAATGEVVTAEDLGGGDLHSKISGVTDHLARDDRDALRIVRNIVATLGPAQAPPWAVEPTVDAVADQTELYDVVPVDPRVPYDVHEVITRIVDGPFPGASLAQGGRFAEFKAEYGTTLVTGFARIHGHPVGIIANNGVLFGESALKGAHFIELCDKRKTPLLFLQNISGFMVGRDYEAGGIAKHGAKMVTAVACARVPKLTVVIGGSYGAGNYSMCGRAYSPRFLWMWPNARISVMGGEQAASVLATVRGEMTDEQAEEFKAPIRAQYEHQGNPYYSTARLWDDGVIDPADTRTVLGLALSVVGQAPLEPVSYGVFRM; encoded by the coding sequence ATTAACTCAAATGGAGCTGCCTTGTCATCCCATGCAGACGACCATCTGGCGCTGGTTGCGCAGCTGCGCACCAAACTCGCCACCGCGGCCCTCGGTGGACCGGAGCGGACCCGGGAGCGACATGTCAGCCGGGGCAAGCTGCTCCCACGTGATCGGGTAGACGGCCTGCTCGACGTCGGTAGTCCGTTCCTGGAGATCGCGCCGTTGGCCGCCGACGGCATGTACGACGACGAGTGCCCGGGCGCCGGGATGATCGCGGGCATCGGCCGGGTTTCGGGCCGGGAATGCGTGATCGTCGCCAACGATGCCACGGTCAAAGGCGGTACGTACTACCCGATCACGGTCAAGAAGCACCTGCGCGCACAGGAGATTGCGCTGCAGAACCTGCTGCCGTGCATCTATCTCGTGGACTCCGGCGGCGCGTTCCTGCCGCGCCAGGACGAGGTGTTCCCGGACCGTGAGCACTTCGGCCGGATCTTCTACAACCAGGCCACGATGAGCGCCAAGGGCATCGCCCAAATCGCGGCCGTGCTCGGATCGTGCACGGCCGGCGGCGCGTACGTGCCGGCCATGAGCGACGAGGCGGTGATTGTCCGCAACCAGGGCACCATCTTCCTCGGCGGCCCGCCGCTGGTAAAGGCCGCGACCGGCGAAGTCGTGACCGCCGAAGACCTCGGTGGCGGCGATCTGCATTCCAAGATCTCCGGCGTCACCGACCATCTGGCCCGCGACGACCGCGACGCCCTGCGTATCGTGCGCAACATTGTCGCCACGCTGGGACCTGCCCAGGCGCCGCCCTGGGCGGTGGAACCCACCGTCGACGCCGTCGCCGACCAGACCGAGCTCTACGACGTCGTACCGGTTGACCCCCGGGTGCCCTACGACGTTCACGAGGTGATCACCCGGATCGTCGACGGGCCTTTCCCCGGCGCTTCGCTCGCCCAAGGTGGCCGGTTCGCCGAGTTCAAAGCCGAGTACGGCACCACGCTGGTCACCGGCTTCGCCCGCATCCACGGCCACCCGGTCGGCATCATCGCCAACAACGGTGTGCTCTTCGGCGAATCCGCGCTCAAGGGCGCGCATTTCATCGAACTGTGCGACAAGCGCAAGACACCGCTGCTGTTCCTGCAGAACATTTCCGGCTTCATGGTCGGCCGTGACTACGAGGCCGGTGGCATCGCCAAGCACGGCGCCAAGATGGTGACGGCGGTGGCGTGCGCGCGGGTGCCGAAGCTGACGGTCGTGATCGGCGGTTCCTACGGCGCAGGCAACTACTCCATGTGCGGCCGCGCGTACTCGCCGCGGTTCCTGTGGATGTGGCCTAACGCCAGGATCTCGGTGATGGGTGGCGAGCAGGCCGCCTCCGTGCTGGCCACCGTGCGCGGCGAGATGACCGATGAGCAGGCAGAAGAGTTCAAGGCGCCGATCCGCGCCCAGTACGAGCACCAGGGCAATCCCTACTATTCGACGGCGCGGCTCTGGGACGACGGCGTGATCGACCCGGCCGACACCAGAACCGTCCTCGGACTGGCCCTTTCGGTTGTCGGTCAGGCTCCGCTGGAGCCGGTCTCCTACGGCGTTTTCCGGATGTGA
- a CDS encoding acetyl-CoA carboxylase biotin carboxylase subunit: protein MTSFDTVLVANRGEIAVRIIRTLREMGIRSVAVFSDADAGARHVMEADVAVCIGPAAARQSYLNIEAVVGAARRTGAQAVHPGYGFLSENAEFAAVLQDAGIVFIGPSATAIATMGDKIAAKAAVSAFGVPVVPGVVPHARRTNDESPGLTDDDLIGGAPEVGFPLLVKPSAGGGGKGMRVVHEAAELPAALASARREAAAAFGDDTLFLERFVLRPRHIEVQVLADGDGNVIHLGERECSLQRRHQKVIEEAPSPLLDAATRARIGAAACDTARSVDYTGAGTVEFIVSADRPDEFFFMEMNTRLQVEHPVTEMVTGIDLVEQQIRIAAGEKLSLSQDDIVMTGHAVEARVYAEDPANSFLPTGGLVLGLSEPVGAGIRVDSGLAVGTMVGSDYDPMLAKVIAHGDDRTAALHALDRALADTAVLGVTTNTEFLRFLLADPDVAAGRLDTGLLDRRAPDFIPAALGDEQMIAAAAYQWLRHWADAGDSLWQLPSGWRVGERAPATFRLQAIGRIDHVYLTGTPDRATVTVENGGTHTVSATFDDGLLAVTLDGLRTEYLVAATDGCLWLTGGGRVWTVEEVREAPVRPDDQHSGDAELISPMPGSVVAVGVKDSEAVAAGAMVVTVEAMKMEHALTAPVDGTVALLVAVGDQVKVGQPLARITATRESTS, encoded by the coding sequence ATGACGAGTTTCGACACAGTCCTCGTCGCCAACCGCGGTGAAATCGCGGTGCGGATCATCCGCACCTTGCGCGAGATGGGGATCCGCTCGGTCGCCGTGTTCAGCGACGCTGATGCTGGTGCTCGGCATGTCATGGAGGCCGATGTCGCAGTGTGCATCGGCCCAGCGGCAGCACGGCAGAGCTACCTCAATATCGAGGCCGTCGTCGGCGCCGCCCGGCGCACCGGAGCCCAAGCCGTGCACCCGGGTTACGGATTCCTTTCCGAGAACGCCGAATTCGCCGCGGTACTGCAGGACGCCGGCATCGTGTTCATCGGGCCGTCCGCCACGGCGATCGCCACCATGGGTGACAAGATCGCGGCCAAGGCCGCGGTGTCGGCGTTCGGAGTTCCTGTTGTGCCGGGTGTTGTCCCGCACGCGAGGAGGACTAATGACGAAAGCCCGGGACTCACTGACGACGACCTGATTGGCGGTGCCCCCGAGGTCGGTTTCCCGCTACTGGTGAAGCCGTCCGCCGGTGGCGGCGGCAAGGGCATGCGGGTCGTCCACGAGGCTGCTGAGTTGCCGGCTGCGCTGGCGTCCGCGCGCCGTGAGGCTGCTGCGGCGTTCGGCGACGACACGCTGTTCCTCGAGCGGTTTGTGTTGCGGCCCCGACACATCGAGGTGCAGGTTCTCGCAGACGGCGACGGCAACGTGATCCACCTCGGCGAGCGTGAATGCAGCCTGCAGCGCCGCCACCAGAAGGTCATCGAGGAGGCTCCGTCGCCTCTGCTGGATGCCGCCACCCGGGCCCGGATCGGTGCTGCTGCATGCGATACCGCGCGCAGCGTCGACTACACCGGCGCGGGCACGGTGGAGTTCATCGTCTCCGCCGACCGGCCTGACGAGTTTTTCTTCATGGAGATGAACACCCGGTTGCAGGTCGAACACCCCGTCACCGAGATGGTCACCGGTATCGACCTGGTGGAACAGCAGATCCGAATCGCCGCCGGTGAGAAACTGTCCTTGAGCCAGGACGACATCGTGATGACTGGGCACGCCGTCGAGGCGCGGGTCTACGCCGAGGATCCTGCTAACAGCTTCCTGCCGACCGGCGGATTGGTGCTCGGACTCAGCGAACCCGTCGGGGCGGGCATCCGCGTCGACTCGGGTCTGGCGGTCGGCACCATGGTCGGCAGTGACTACGATCCGATGCTCGCCAAAGTCATTGCCCATGGCGATGATCGGACCGCAGCACTGCACGCACTCGACCGGGCACTGGCCGACACCGCGGTCCTGGGCGTCACCACCAACACCGAGTTCTTGCGGTTCCTGCTGGCCGACCCCGATGTCGCCGCCGGCCGGCTCGACACCGGACTGCTCGACCGTCGCGCACCCGATTTCATTCCGGCCGCCCTAGGCGACGAGCAGATGATCGCGGCCGCGGCATACCAGTGGTTGCGGCACTGGGCGGACGCCGGTGACAGCCTGTGGCAGCTGCCGTCCGGTTGGCGCGTCGGCGAGCGAGCGCCCGCCACATTCCGTCTGCAGGCCATCGGCCGTATCGATCACGTCTACCTCACCGGAACCCCGGACCGCGCAACGGTCACTGTCGAAAACGGCGGAACCCACACGGTGAGCGCTACTTTCGACGACGGGCTGCTGGCCGTCACGTTGGACGGATTGCGCACCGAGTACCTCGTCGCCGCCACCGATGGCTGTCTCTGGCTGACCGGTGGTGGACGCGTCTGGACCGTCGAAGAGGTGCGTGAGGCGCCGGTACGTCCCGATGACCAGCACAGCGGTGACGCCGAGCTGATCAGTCCGATGCCGGGTTCGGTTGTGGCCGTGGGTGTGAAGGACAGTGAAGCGGTCGCTGCGGGAGCCATGGTGGTCACCGTCGAGGCCATGAAGATGGAACATGCGCTGACCGCGCCGGTCGACGGCACCGTGGCACTACTCGTCGCGGTCGGCGACCAGGTCAAGGTGGGCCAGCCGCTGGCCCGAATCACCGCAACACGGGAGAGCACATCATGA
- a CDS encoding acyl-CoA dehydrogenase family protein, whose translation MSNSLSTGTLPEHYEQLATTVRDFARSVVAPVSAKHDEEHSFPYEIVAGMADMGLFGLPFPEEYGGMGGDYFALCLALEELGKVDQSVAITLEAGVSLGAMPVYRFGSDAQKREWLPLLASGKALGAFGLTEAGGGSDAGATKTTAKLDGASWIINGSKQFITNSGTDITKLVTVTAVTGETPRGKEISSILVPVPTEGFTAEPAYNKVGWNASDTHPLSFDDVRVPAENLLGERGRGYANFLRILDEGRIAIAALSVGVAQGCVDECVKYAKERQAFGAAIGTYQAIAFKIARMEARAHTARAAYYDAAALMLAGKPFKKAAAVAKLVASEAAMDNARDATQVFGGYGFMNEYPVARHYRDSKILEIGEGTTEVQLMLIAREAGL comes from the coding sequence ATGAGCAATAGTTTGTCCACCGGAACCCTGCCGGAGCACTACGAGCAGCTGGCCACGACGGTCCGTGACTTCGCCCGGAGCGTGGTCGCACCGGTCAGCGCCAAGCACGACGAAGAGCACTCGTTCCCGTACGAGATCGTCGCCGGCATGGCCGATATGGGCCTATTCGGCCTGCCGTTCCCCGAGGAGTACGGCGGTATGGGCGGGGACTACTTCGCGTTGTGTCTGGCGCTTGAGGAACTCGGCAAGGTTGATCAGAGCGTGGCCATCACGCTGGAGGCGGGGGTATCGCTGGGAGCGATGCCGGTGTACCGCTTCGGCAGTGACGCACAGAAGCGGGAATGGTTGCCGCTGTTGGCCAGCGGCAAGGCGCTGGGCGCGTTCGGCTTGACCGAAGCCGGCGGTGGCAGCGACGCCGGGGCCACTAAGACCACTGCGAAACTGGATGGGGCATCTTGGATTATCAACGGCTCCAAGCAGTTCATCACCAACTCCGGCACCGACATCACCAAACTGGTGACTGTCACCGCGGTGACGGGGGAGACGCCCCGAGGTAAGGAGATCTCGTCAATCCTCGTGCCGGTGCCGACCGAGGGTTTCACCGCTGAACCGGCATACAACAAGGTCGGCTGGAACGCCTCGGACACCCACCCGCTGAGCTTTGACGACGTCCGGGTGCCCGCCGAGAACCTGCTCGGTGAGCGGGGCCGCGGCTACGCCAACTTCCTGCGCATCCTCGACGAGGGACGCATCGCCATCGCCGCGCTGTCGGTCGGCGTCGCGCAGGGCTGCGTGGACGAATGTGTCAAATACGCCAAGGAACGCCAGGCCTTCGGGGCAGCCATCGGCACCTACCAGGCTATCGCCTTCAAGATCGCACGGATGGAGGCCCGTGCGCATACCGCCCGCGCGGCCTACTACGACGCGGCCGCGTTGATGCTGGCCGGCAAGCCGTTCAAGAAGGCCGCGGCCGTGGCCAAGCTGGTCGCCAGTGAGGCCGCGATGGACAATGCCCGCGACGCTACGCAGGTGTTCGGAGGCTACGGCTTCATGAACGAGTATCCGGTCGCCCGGCACTACCGTGACAGCAAGATCCTCGAAATCGGCGAAGGGACAACCGAAGTGCAGCTCATGCTGATCGCGCGGGAGGCCGGTCTGTGA
- a CDS encoding MaoC family dehydratase — MSEKKVIEQRGLWFEEFEIGVRYLHRPGRTITETDNVLFTTLTMNTQALHLDAAFSDALPPFHARLVNSMFTLSTLVGLSVAQLTQGTIVGNLGFSEIAFPKPLFHGDTLYAETEITEKRESRSRPGEGIVTFAHTGHNQHGDVVATASRKTMVRMRPAEGA, encoded by the coding sequence GTGAGCGAAAAGAAGGTAATAGAGCAGCGCGGGCTCTGGTTCGAGGAGTTCGAGATCGGCGTGCGCTACCTGCACCGGCCTGGCCGCACCATCACCGAGACCGACAACGTCCTGTTCACCACACTGACGATGAACACCCAGGCGCTGCACCTGGATGCGGCCTTCTCCGACGCCCTTCCGCCGTTCCACGCGCGCCTGGTCAACTCGATGTTCACGCTGTCGACCCTGGTCGGTCTCTCGGTCGCGCAGCTGACCCAGGGCACCATCGTCGGCAATCTCGGATTCTCCGAAATCGCTTTTCCCAAACCGCTTTTCCACGGTGACACGCTCTATGCCGAAACCGAGATCACCGAGAAGCGTGAGTCCAGGAGCCGGCCGGGGGAGGGCATCGTCACCTTCGCGCACACGGGGCACAATCAGCACGGTGACGTCGTCGCGACGGCGTCGCGCAAGACCATGGTCCGGATGCGTCCCGCCGAGGGGGCCTAG